A single Nocardioides bizhenqiangii DNA region contains:
- a CDS encoding DUF3151 domain-containing protein, producing MSHQDLMAGPPPTHLPEDPAAEALAGGEAPATVVRRLPASPLAWATLAEAAVAADADDVTVYAYSRVGYHRSLDLLRRNGWKGNGPVPWEHEPNRGFLICLALLAKAARAIGETEEWERCSSFLRDSSPTAYDELLG from the coding sequence ATGAGTCACCAGGACCTGATGGCCGGACCGCCGCCCACCCACCTGCCCGAGGACCCAGCAGCCGAGGCCCTCGCCGGGGGTGAGGCGCCGGCGACCGTCGTACGCCGCTTGCCGGCGTCGCCGCTCGCCTGGGCGACGCTCGCCGAGGCGGCCGTCGCGGCCGACGCGGACGACGTGACCGTCTACGCCTACTCCCGGGTTGGCTACCACCGGTCGCTCGACCTGCTGCGTCGCAACGGCTGGAAGGGCAACGGCCCGGTGCCGTGGGAGCACGAGCCCAACCGTGGGTTCCTGATCTGCCTGGCACTCCTCGCCAAGGCTGCCCGCGCCATCGGCGAGACCGAGGAGTGGGAGCGCTGCTCGAGCTTCCTCCGCGACTCCAGCCCCACGGCGTACGACGAGCTGCTCGGCTGA